In a single window of the Synechococcus sp. HK05 genome:
- a CDS encoding DUF3318 domain-containing protein, which yields MSELQRLKGLLPPEMQSWVFVEAAASADPPLITIEEIGRDEVEIQLDLQKWDELAIDHRNLLFWHEVGRIQNDAVPRDGWEMAALAIGLGGAIGELWVQDGLLLLMALGLSGFAGYRLYLKNNSEKRLQDAIAADERAIDLACRFGYSLPNAYKSLGGALKELVEQTRKKKKRGFYEDRLEALRKSAGKARAEMAQQQGSRQSVSSENVYG from the coding sequence ATGAGCGAACTCCAGCGCCTGAAGGGGCTGCTGCCTCCCGAGATGCAGAGCTGGGTGTTTGTGGAAGCCGCCGCTTCGGCCGATCCGCCGCTGATCACCATCGAGGAGATCGGCCGCGATGAGGTGGAGATTCAGCTCGACCTGCAGAAGTGGGATGAGCTGGCGATCGACCACCGCAACCTGCTCTTCTGGCATGAGGTGGGCCGCATCCAGAACGACGCCGTGCCCCGCGACGGCTGGGAGATGGCGGCCCTGGCGATCGGCTTGGGCGGTGCGATCGGTGAGCTGTGGGTGCAGGACGGCCTGCTGCTGCTGATGGCCCTCGGCCTCTCCGGCTTCGCCGGCTACCGCCTTTATCTGAAAAACAATTCCGAGAAGCGCCTGCAAGACGCCATCGCTGCCGACGAGCGGGCCATCGATCTGGCCTGCCGCTTCGGCTACAGCCTGCCCAATGCCTACAAGAGCCTGGGCGGCGCCCTGAAGGAGCTGGTGGAGCAGACCCGCAAAAAGAAAAAGCGCGGCTTCTACGAAGACCGGCTAGAGGCGCTGCGCAAGAGTGCTGGTAAGGCCCGCGCCGAGATGGCGCAACAACAGGGGTCCCGTCAATCCGTGAGCAGCGAGAACGTGTATGGCTGA
- the rsfS gene encoding ribosome silencing factor, producing MAEAVSPEKPSPDPSRPRLNLDDSHQLALLAAEACDDRKAGDIVLLRVEEISSIADWFVIATGFSDVQVRAIARSVEDKIEEESGGRLPLRKEGLKEGRWILLDYGEVIVHALTPDERSYYDLESFWGHGEKEVFLGSESAPPA from the coding sequence ATGGCTGAGGCCGTGAGCCCCGAAAAACCCAGCCCCGACCCCAGCCGCCCCCGGCTCAACCTCGACGACAGCCATCAGCTCGCCCTGCTGGCCGCGGAAGCCTGCGACGACCGCAAGGCCGGCGACATCGTGCTGCTGCGGGTGGAGGAGATCTCCTCGATCGCCGACTGGTTCGTGATCGCCACCGGCTTCTCCGATGTGCAGGTGCGCGCCATCGCCCGCTCGGTGGAAGACAAGATCGAGGAGGAAAGCGGCGGCCGCCTGCCCCTGCGCAAAGAGGGCCTCAAGGAAGGGCGCTGGATCCTGCTGGATTACGGCGAGGTGATCGTGCACGCCCTCACCCCCGATGAGCGCAGCTACTACGACCTCGAATCCTTCTGGGGCCACGGCGAGAAGGAGGTGTTTCTAGGGTCGGAATCAGCACCGCCGGCCTGA
- a CDS encoding CGLD27 family protein: protein MAGNEPARDRSAPNLRSTVCPVPREQRPLEQYKELQASWFFVWPHNGDRGLATPLIRAWLIVLPLTMLVASGSVPLRHNLPQLVVAGAVAGLVVPMLLLVRQWLGWTTLQRRLMATSVEYEESGWYDGQVWEKPVEWRQQDLLVATHEVKPVLWRLQQAMAIIAALMLVGASLCQAL, encoded by the coding sequence ATGGCCGGCAACGAACCAGCGCGTGATCGGAGCGCACCAAACCTCCGCTCAACGGTGTGTCCGGTGCCGCGGGAGCAACGACCCCTAGAGCAATACAAGGAGCTGCAGGCCAGCTGGTTTTTCGTATGGCCGCATAACGGCGATCGGGGTTTGGCCACGCCGCTGATTCGCGCCTGGCTGATCGTGCTGCCGCTCACCATGCTTGTGGCCAGCGGCAGCGTGCCCCTGCGCCACAACTTGCCCCAGCTGGTGGTAGCGGGTGCGGTGGCGGGCCTGGTGGTGCCGATGTTGCTGCTGGTGCGGCAATGGCTGGGCTGGACCACCCTGCAGCGCCGCTTGATGGCCACCTCGGTGGAATACGAGGAATCGGGCTGGTACGACGGACAGGTTTGGGAGAAGCCGGTGGAGTGGCGCCAACAGGATCTGCTGGTGGCCACCCACGAGGTGAAGCCTGTGCTCTGGCGGCTGCAGCAAGCCATGGCGATCATTGCCGCACTGATGCTGGTGGGGGCGAGCCTCTGTCAGGCTCTTTGA
- a CDS encoding asparaginase, with protein sequence MSFSSSFGTSGRPSVPPLEVRLTRNGIHESLHRVHAVVCDQRGRVLMRAGDPQQLSFIRSALKPFQAQVFVSSGAADQGNHDDRALAIACASHAGEAEQAREAFKILWKSDLESEQLQCPTPKGRQSPLEHNCSGKHAAFLATCKRMQWPLESYLQLDHPLQQQVVKRVGELLGMPAAELLAARDDCGAPTLQLQLSQMALLFAHLGASEQPELERLSRAMLAHPDLVAGEGRFDTVVMRSGHGQVLSKGGAEGIQCLSRVGEGLGLAIKVEDGASRAKHAVALHLMQQLEWLTPMTLEELGQQFLHPNEGVKLEVSGELRFDNGR encoded by the coding sequence ATGAGCTTCTCGAGCAGCTTCGGAACCAGCGGACGCCCAAGCGTGCCGCCCCTCGAGGTGCGTCTCACCCGCAATGGCATCCATGAGTCGCTGCACCGGGTGCATGCGGTGGTGTGTGACCAGCGCGGCCGGGTGCTGATGCGCGCCGGCGATCCCCAACAACTCAGCTTCATCCGCTCGGCGCTCAAGCCCTTCCAGGCCCAGGTGTTCGTGAGCAGCGGCGCCGCCGATCAGGGCAACCACGACGACCGCGCCCTGGCGATCGCCTGCGCCTCCCACGCCGGAGAAGCCGAACAGGCCCGTGAAGCCTTCAAGATCCTGTGGAAATCGGATCTCGAAAGCGAGCAATTGCAGTGCCCTACGCCAAAGGGCCGCCAAAGCCCGCTGGAGCACAACTGCTCGGGCAAACACGCCGCCTTCCTGGCCACCTGCAAACGCATGCAGTGGCCGCTGGAGAGCTACCTGCAGCTGGATCACCCCCTGCAGCAGCAGGTGGTCAAGCGGGTGGGCGAACTGCTCGGGATGCCCGCCGCTGAATTGCTGGCCGCCCGCGACGACTGCGGCGCCCCCACCCTGCAGCTACAGCTCTCCCAGATGGCGCTGCTCTTCGCCCACCTGGGCGCCAGCGAGCAGCCGGAACTGGAGCGGTTGAGCCGGGCGATGCTTGCCCACCCCGATCTGGTGGCCGGCGAAGGCCGCTTCGACACGGTGGTGATGCGCAGCGGCCACGGCCAAGTGCTGAGCAAAGGGGGCGCCGAAGGCATCCAGTGCCTCAGCCGCGTGGGCGAAGGCCTGGGCCTCGCCATCAAGGTGGAAGACGGCGCCAGCCGCGCCAAACACGCTGTGGCTCTGCACCTGATGCAACAGCTCGAGTGGCTCACGCCGATGACCCTCGAGGAGCTCGGTCAGCAGTTCCTCCACCCCAACGAAGGCGTGAAGCTTGAGGTGAGCGGCGAACTGCGCTTCGACAACGGTCGCTGA
- a CDS encoding transaldolase family protein, whose product MALRLLLDSADPSAWAEWLPSGLFRGVTTNPTLLRRAAQPCNLEHLAGLTARALELGVQELHLQAWGTDLLACGRALAKLAPGRIWVKLPVTRAGAAAAGALIAEGCPITFTACYEPAQVLLASALGADYIAPYLGRISDQGRDGHAELTRMQRIVETLNREDPDGPAAAPLRLLVASLRSPSDLARLAAEGLDTFTISPAIAEALFAVEPTLAAAAQFERDAAGT is encoded by the coding sequence ATGGCCTTGCGTCTGCTCCTCGACAGTGCCGATCCCAGCGCCTGGGCTGAATGGCTGCCCTCCGGTCTGTTCCGCGGTGTCACCACCAACCCCACGCTGCTGCGCCGCGCCGCCCAGCCCTGCAACCTCGAACATCTCGCCGGGCTCACGGCTCGGGCCCTGGAGCTGGGGGTGCAGGAGCTGCACCTGCAGGCCTGGGGCACTGATCTGCTCGCCTGCGGTCGCGCCCTGGCGAAGCTCGCTCCAGGCCGCATCTGGGTGAAGCTGCCGGTCACCCGCGCCGGTGCCGCTGCCGCGGGAGCCTTGATCGCAGAGGGCTGCCCCATCACCTTCACCGCCTGCTACGAACCCGCCCAGGTGCTCCTGGCTTCCGCCCTCGGCGCCGATTACATCGCTCCCTACCTCGGCCGCATCAGCGACCAGGGCCGCGATGGCCACGCCGAGCTCACCCGCATGCAGCGGATCGTTGAGACCCTCAACCGGGAGGATCCCGATGGGCCGGCTGCCGCCCCGCTGCGGCTACTGGTGGCCAGCCTGCGCTCCCCCAGCGATCTGGCCCGCCTTGCGGCTGAAGGGCTCGACACGTTCACCATCAGCCCTGCCATCGCCGAAGCCCTGTTCGCTGTGGAGCCCACCCTCGCGGCGGCTGCCCAGTTCGAGCGCGACGCCGCAGGCACCTGA